A stretch of Candidatus Eisenbacteria bacterium DNA encodes these proteins:
- a CDS encoding polysaccharide biosynthesis tyrosine autokinase — MTDLAEPTHDLPGIDLAHYAGVARRNAALIAALVGVVTVFATLDALRTPRRYTAATTLQVEPRDPQVVNIQGMHTEAVEDETRYLRTLYQNLKSRELAERVIRDNGLRHERLLGGVPAGPETDWAKLDPGLVDRYLAGLDVEAVPGTRLIKVTYAAADPALAARIANAHVATFVRQGLRQRASINQAGLDFLRDRLGELKARLETSEAALNNYRWQRGILATDEKKENVVVEQLDDLNKELSKAEAERLALEAEVRTIDTQGVEALPEVTRNTTLHELHVQLAVAESDYARIATLFKPNYPGVAELRSKADTLRAHLEAETRRVADAVRNAYRAARDTEDRLRVRLAEQKAQAMAQKDAAVEYTILAREVETNRGLYESVLSRMKEMTVAVEVRATNLSVADKAVPPTASAGPGRLRSIAFAALLAALAGIVLAFVRDALDDSLKTADDVERYGRLPSLGVVPLGASAAAAQPLLPWPFAGRRRAPGGTTIVVSGQPDPISSDAYRQVRTSLLLAQPEGAPRTILVTSARDGEGKTLTAANLAIAFSQIAERVVLIDADLRRPSAHRLFGLAAKPGLTEVLAGRSCLDEVLQAARGDALSIVAAGALAVNPTELLSSPEMRTLIAAVATQFDYVIVDSSAALAAPDAVVLSTLVDGVVLVARGNQTSRRLLQKLRARLAYARASIMGVVLNGVEDETEPYGPHGTMIEVTPPSPPPASRAHQAA; from the coding sequence ATGACCGACCTCGCCGAGCCCACGCACGACCTGCCGGGCATCGACCTCGCGCACTACGCGGGCGTGGCGCGGCGCAACGCCGCGCTCATCGCCGCCCTGGTGGGGGTCGTGACCGTGTTCGCGACGCTGGACGCGCTGCGCACGCCGCGGCGCTACACCGCGGCGACGACGCTGCAGGTCGAGCCGCGCGATCCGCAGGTGGTGAACATCCAGGGCATGCACACCGAGGCGGTCGAGGACGAGACCCGCTACCTGCGCACGCTCTATCAGAACCTGAAGAGCCGCGAGCTCGCCGAGCGCGTGATCCGCGACAATGGGCTGCGGCACGAGCGCCTGCTCGGCGGCGTTCCCGCCGGGCCCGAAACGGATTGGGCCAAGCTCGATCCGGGCCTCGTCGACCGCTACCTCGCGGGCCTCGACGTCGAGGCGGTGCCCGGCACGCGGCTCATCAAGGTGACCTACGCGGCCGCCGATCCCGCGCTCGCCGCCCGTATCGCGAACGCGCACGTCGCCACCTTCGTGCGCCAGGGACTGCGCCAGCGTGCGTCGATCAACCAGGCCGGTCTCGACTTCCTGCGCGATCGGCTGGGCGAGCTGAAGGCGCGCCTCGAGACCTCCGAAGCCGCGCTCAACAACTACCGCTGGCAGAGGGGCATCCTCGCGACCGACGAGAAGAAGGAGAACGTCGTCGTCGAGCAGCTCGACGATCTCAACAAGGAGCTCTCGAAGGCGGAGGCCGAACGGCTCGCGCTCGAGGCCGAGGTCCGGACGATCGACACCCAGGGCGTGGAAGCGCTGCCCGAGGTGACGCGGAACACGACCCTGCACGAGCTGCACGTGCAGCTCGCCGTGGCCGAGAGCGACTACGCGCGCATCGCGACGCTCTTCAAGCCGAACTATCCCGGCGTCGCCGAGCTGCGCAGCAAGGCCGACACGCTGCGGGCCCACCTGGAGGCCGAGACCAGGCGCGTCGCCGACGCCGTGCGCAACGCCTACCGGGCCGCGCGCGACACCGAGGACCGGCTGCGCGTGCGCCTGGCGGAGCAGAAGGCGCAGGCCATGGCGCAGAAGGACGCGGCGGTCGAGTACACGATCCTCGCGCGCGAGGTCGAGACCAACCGCGGCCTGTACGAGAGCGTGCTCTCGCGCATGAAGGAGATGACCGTCGCGGTCGAGGTGCGTGCGACGAACCTCAGCGTCGCCGACAAGGCGGTCCCGCCGACGGCGTCCGCGGGCCCCGGACGCCTGCGCAGCATCGCGTTCGCGGCCCTGCTCGCCGCGCTGGCCGGCATCGTGCTCGCCTTCGTGCGCGACGCCCTCGACGACAGCCTCAAGACCGCCGACGACGTCGAACGGTACGGGCGGCTCCCGAGCCTGGGCGTCGTGCCGCTCGGCGCGAGCGCCGCCGCGGCGCAGCCGCTCCTGCCGTGGCCCTTCGCCGGCCGCCGCCGCGCTCCGGGTGGGACGACGATCGTCGTCTCCGGCCAGCCCGATCCGATCTCGAGCGACGCCTACCGCCAGGTGCGCACCTCGCTCCTGCTCGCGCAGCCGGAGGGGGCCCCGCGGACGATCCTGGTCACCAGTGCACGCGACGGCGAGGGCAAGACGCTCACCGCCGCGAACCTCGCGATCGCGTTCTCGCAGATCGCCGAGCGCGTCGTCCTGATCGACGCCGATCTGCGGCGGCCGTCCGCGCACCGGCTGTTCGGGCTCGCGGCAAAGCCGGGCCTGACCGAGGTGCTGGCCGGACGCAGCTGCCTCGACGAGGTGCTGCAGGCGGCGCGCGGCGACGCGCTCTCGATCGTGGCGGCGGGCGCGCTTGCGGTGAACCCGACCGAGCTCCTCTCCTCGCCCGAGATGCGAACGCTGATCGCAGCCGTGGCGACGCAGTTCGACTACGTGATCGTCGACTCGTCCGCGGCCCTCGCGGCGCCGGACGCCGTCGTGCTCTCGACGCTGGTCGACGGCGTGGTCCTGGTGGCACGCGGCAACCAGACCTCGCGGCGCCTGCTGCAGAAGCTCCGCGCACGTCTCGCCTACGCGCGCGCGTCGATCATGGGCGTCGTCCTGAACGGCGTCGAGGACGAGACCGAACCCTACGGCCCGCACGGCACGATGATCGAGGTGACGCCGCCGTCACCGCCGCCCGCATCCCGAGCGCATCAGGCCGCGTGA
- a CDS encoding MraY family glycosyltransferase, whose protein sequence is MTAIVLLALLAATVASLAAPLMRQVGFAVGAIDRPGHRKVHEVEVSRLGGVTVWGAFVATAIVAERMGVLDAQAFTHAGVAWPLLALGAALLAAIGVVDDVRSMGAHWKLLVQIVAACLVVASGCVIREATNPLTGTSLQLGWLGAPVTICWVIGITNALNLIDGLDGLAAGVGLIVSTTLCVISFFAGRADVALLAGVLAGALVGFLYFNFNPATIFLGDSGSLFLGYALAVLSIEAAHKGTTAVLLMAPILALGIPIMETMLTVLRRLLVSASIMQADRDHIHHRLLALGLSHRRAVLVLYAACLLLNLAAVFTARAATRDTALVAVAVALATFLGVRKLRYHDLGLPGMAAIGQHALLALADAASLIVAYAVAVLALHGGSLPPNAGIDVLRAATVAGVLELCVLLLSGVYRDEPGDPSRGPWRTLGVSLVLGAIVASAGLYATRTAHFFDPTTLALDLILSAALLAALRGAAHLRRRMIALRAPAGAVTIETTPPAEGTPAAGGRDAA, encoded by the coding sequence ATGACCGCGATCGTCCTCCTGGCTCTCCTCGCCGCGACGGTGGCGAGCCTCGCCGCACCCTTGATGCGCCAGGTGGGCTTCGCCGTGGGCGCGATCGATCGTCCCGGGCATCGCAAGGTGCACGAGGTCGAGGTGTCGCGCCTGGGCGGCGTCACGGTGTGGGGCGCGTTCGTCGCCACGGCGATCGTGGCCGAACGCATGGGCGTCCTCGACGCGCAGGCGTTCACCCACGCCGGTGTCGCGTGGCCGCTCCTCGCCCTCGGTGCCGCGCTGCTCGCGGCGATCGGCGTCGTCGACGACGTGCGGAGCATGGGCGCGCACTGGAAGCTGCTCGTGCAGATCGTCGCCGCGTGCCTCGTCGTCGCCAGCGGCTGCGTGATCCGCGAGGCGACGAATCCGCTCACGGGCACCTCGCTCCAGCTCGGCTGGCTCGGAGCGCCGGTCACGATCTGCTGGGTGATCGGCATCACCAACGCGCTCAACCTGATCGATGGCCTCGACGGTCTCGCGGCGGGCGTCGGGCTCATCGTGTCCACCACCCTGTGCGTGATCTCGTTCTTCGCTGGCCGCGCCGACGTCGCGCTCCTCGCCGGCGTGCTCGCGGGCGCGCTGGTCGGGTTCCTGTACTTCAACTTCAACCCGGCCACGATCTTCCTCGGTGATTCGGGGAGCCTCTTTCTCGGCTACGCGCTCGCCGTGCTTTCGATCGAGGCCGCCCACAAGGGAACGACGGCCGTCCTCCTCATGGCTCCGATCCTGGCGCTCGGCATCCCGATCATGGAGACGATGCTGACCGTGCTGCGCCGCCTGCTCGTCTCGGCGTCGATCATGCAGGCCGACCGCGACCACATCCACCATCGCCTGCTCGCGCTCGGCCTCTCGCACCGCCGGGCGGTGCTGGTGCTCTATGCCGCGTGCCTGCTCCTGAATCTCGCGGCGGTCTTCACGGCCCGGGCGGCGACGCGCGATACGGCGCTCGTCGCGGTCGCGGTGGCGCTCGCGACGTTCCTCGGCGTGCGCAAGCTCCGCTACCACGATCTGGGGCTTCCGGGCATGGCGGCCATCGGACAGCACGCGCTGCTCGCCCTCGCCGACGCCGCCTCGCTCATCGTCGCGTACGCCGTCGCGGTGCTGGCGCTCCACGGCGGCTCGCTCCCGCCCAACGCCGGCATCGACGTCCTGCGCGCCGCCACGGTCGCGGGCGTGCTCGAGCTCTGCGTCCTGTTGCTGAGCGGCGTCTATCGCGACGAGCCCGGCGACCCGTCGCGCGGGCCGTGGCGCACGCTCGGCGTCTCGCTCGTCCTCGGCGCGATCGTCGCCAGCGCGGGACTCTACGCCACCCGCACGGCGCACTTCTTCGATCCGACGACGCTCGCGCTCGACCTCATCCTGTCGGCCGCGCTGCTCGCCGCGCTCCGCGGAGCGGCGCACCTCCGGCGCCGGATGATCGCGCTGAGAGCGCCGGCCGGCGCCGTCACGATCGAGACGACGCCGCCCGCGGAGGGGACGCCCGCAGCCGGCGGGAGAGACGCGGCGTGA
- a CDS encoding glycosyltransferase, with amino-acid sequence MSAPRLKVLQVGKFFPPYRGGMETYLESLCGELSRTVDVEVLVANTTARTVREVVKGVPVTRTASLGRVRSASLTPLLAREIARRAADVIHLHTPNPIAELAVLRHVRRRRTKLVLTWHSDIVRQRWLGRLHQPLSRRLLARADAICVATPQHVTTSALLPDYAAKCHVCPFGVDLDAMRADAADVNAVRRRYGTRPIVLGVGRLVYYKGFDVLLEAVAGLDATLLIVGDGELRPRLEARISSLGLEGRAWLAGEQPDLRPYFAAADVFVLPSTHRSETFGIVQLEAMAFEKPVVSTRLGTGVEYVNLDGTTGLTVAPGDPTALRAAIARLLATPALRARLGTNGRRRVEDEFTIRRAAEGVLAVYRRVAGREVAVAPEGRTRDVA; translated from the coding sequence GTGAGTGCGCCCCGCTTGAAGGTGCTCCAGGTCGGGAAGTTCTTCCCGCCGTACCGCGGCGGCATGGAGACCTACCTCGAGAGCCTCTGCGGCGAGCTCAGCCGCACGGTCGACGTGGAGGTGCTGGTCGCGAACACGACCGCACGCACCGTGCGCGAGGTCGTGAAGGGCGTTCCGGTGACGCGCACCGCGAGCCTCGGGCGTGTGCGCTCGGCGTCGTTGACGCCGCTGCTGGCGCGCGAGATCGCCCGCCGGGCGGCGGACGTGATCCACCTCCACACGCCGAATCCGATCGCGGAGCTCGCGGTCCTGCGCCACGTGCGCCGGCGTCGCACGAAGCTCGTGCTCACCTGGCACTCCGACATCGTCCGCCAGCGCTGGCTGGGGCGCCTCCATCAGCCACTCAGCCGGCGCCTGCTGGCGCGCGCGGACGCGATCTGTGTCGCGACGCCCCAGCACGTGACCACGTCCGCGCTGCTCCCGGACTACGCCGCGAAGTGCCACGTGTGCCCGTTCGGCGTCGACCTGGACGCCATGCGCGCCGACGCGGCCGACGTGAACGCCGTCCGGCGTCGCTATGGCACGCGCCCGATCGTGCTCGGCGTCGGACGGCTCGTTTACTACAAGGGGTTCGACGTGCTGCTCGAGGCGGTCGCCGGCCTCGACGCGACGCTGCTCATCGTCGGCGACGGTGAGCTGCGGCCGCGCCTGGAGGCGCGCATCTCGTCGCTCGGCCTCGAGGGACGCGCCTGGCTCGCCGGCGAGCAGCCGGACCTGCGGCCGTACTTCGCGGCCGCCGACGTGTTCGTCCTGCCGTCGACCCACCGCAGCGAGACCTTCGGCATCGTACAGCTCGAAGCGATGGCGTTCGAGAAACCCGTCGTCAGCACGCGGCTTGGCACGGGCGTCGAGTACGTGAACCTCGACGGCACGACGGGTCTCACGGTGGCGCCCGGCGATCCCACCGCGCTGCGCGCCGCGATCGCGCGCCTGCTGGCGACCCCGGCGCTGCGCGCGCGGCTGGGCACGAACGGTCGCCGTCGCGTCGAGGACGAGTTCACGATCCGCCGCGCGGCGGAGGGCGTGCTTGCGGTCTACCGGCGCGTCGCGGGGCGCGAGGTCGCGGTCGCGCCCGAGGGGCGGACGCGCGATGTGGCGTAA
- a CDS encoding oligosaccharide flippase family protein, whose product MWRKLLRNALSNVTGTAIGLAVGFVTMPLVVHHLGPTQFGLWVLATGVVGYVGVLDLGLAPTLVNEAAALLAHDDAETHTRLDETTSTIYAVYAGLGLLAALGLAVVALGASRLFQVAPDDLATFRIVLLVVGVQTALGLPMSVWNGLLSGLQAFHVLNAIGVATTVARGALTIALVLTGHGLVALVGSSFAVTLAGWLAARACVHRRIAGLRVRLTGFRRARLREIGRFSIAMIVWTAAGATLHQLDRILIGIVLPVASLTTYEIGARLANYSRALLHSWLGIVMPATSALAARGERGRLRSLYLRTTRYLMTTYAGVVVLLLGFGGPLVRLWMGPGFEEGYVVMSLLLVGSLVQSQNVVAHVMLPGVGELRIFTIFMAIYPVVTAACAVTGILTAGLTGLAAGTATAMLVMESVFLVVVRRRLGVSLRRVLARCHWPVAKATLPAALWIVLLRLVTPVESWLALAVTGAVAGLVFLSAAWTGTLTPAERRAVSSALGERWRAATRAELPGEASC is encoded by the coding sequence ATGTGGCGTAAGCTCCTTCGCAACGCCCTCTCCAACGTGACCGGGACGGCGATCGGGCTCGCCGTCGGGTTCGTCACGATGCCGCTCGTGGTGCACCACCTGGGTCCGACGCAGTTCGGGCTCTGGGTGCTCGCGACCGGCGTCGTCGGCTACGTGGGCGTGCTCGACCTCGGCCTCGCGCCGACGCTGGTGAACGAAGCCGCAGCGCTGCTCGCGCACGACGACGCCGAGACGCACACGCGGCTCGACGAGACGACGAGCACCATCTACGCCGTGTACGCGGGACTCGGGCTCTTGGCCGCGCTCGGGCTCGCGGTCGTCGCCCTCGGCGCGAGCCGTCTCTTCCAGGTCGCGCCCGACGACCTCGCGACCTTTCGCATCGTGCTGCTCGTGGTCGGCGTGCAGACGGCGCTCGGGCTCCCGATGTCGGTGTGGAACGGCCTCCTCTCCGGCCTCCAGGCGTTCCACGTGCTCAACGCCATCGGCGTCGCGACGACCGTCGCGCGCGGTGCGCTCACGATCGCGCTCGTCCTCACCGGGCACGGTCTGGTCGCGCTGGTCGGGTCGTCGTTCGCCGTCACGCTCGCCGGCTGGCTCGCGGCGCGGGCGTGCGTGCACCGCCGGATCGCGGGGCTGCGCGTGCGGCTCACGGGCTTCCGGCGCGCGCGCCTGCGCGAGATCGGACGCTTCAGCATCGCCATGATCGTGTGGACGGCCGCCGGCGCGACCCTCCACCAGCTCGACCGCATCCTCATCGGCATCGTGCTGCCGGTCGCCTCGCTCACGACCTACGAAATCGGTGCGCGGCTCGCGAACTACTCGCGCGCGCTCCTGCACAGCTGGCTCGGGATCGTGATGCCGGCCACCTCGGCGCTCGCGGCGCGCGGCGAGCGTGGCCGGCTGCGGTCGCTCTACCTGCGCACGACGCGCTACCTCATGACGACGTACGCCGGCGTCGTCGTGCTGCTGCTCGGCTTCGGCGGCCCGCTCGTGCGCCTGTGGATGGGCCCCGGGTTCGAGGAGGGCTACGTCGTGATGAGCCTCCTCCTCGTCGGCAGCCTCGTGCAGAGCCAGAACGTGGTTGCCCACGTGATGCTGCCGGGCGTCGGCGAGCTGCGGATCTTCACGATCTTCATGGCGATCTACCCGGTGGTCACCGCGGCGTGCGCGGTGACGGGCATCCTCACCGCCGGCCTCACCGGGCTCGCCGCCGGTACGGCGACGGCGATGCTCGTCATGGAGTCGGTCTTCCTCGTCGTCGTGCGGCGCCGCTTGGGTGTGTCGCTGCGGCGCGTGCTCGCGCGCTGCCACTGGCCGGTCGCGAAGGCGACACTGCCGGCGGCGCTCTGGATCGTGCTCCTGCGCCTGGTGACGCCGGTCGAGTCGTGGCTCGCGCTCGCGGTCACCGGCGCCGTCGCGGGCCTCGTCTTCCTCTCCGCCGCGTGGACGGGCACGCTCACGCCCGCCGAGCGGCGGGCGGTGTCGTCGGCCCTGGGCGAGCGCTGGCGCGCGGCAACGCGTGCGGAGCTTCCGGGCGAGGCATCATGCTGA
- a CDS encoding class I SAM-dependent methyltransferase, giving the protein MLTKTESSRAALHVTALAYHAEPGLTPLSDEKTAVLARVPPGAHVLEVGAHTGYFSAQLRARGCTVTALEVDPRAAPHASRFADRVVVGDVEDPHVRAKLDGPFDVVLFMHVLEHLVDPWTTLGAMREMLAPGGLAIVLLPNVACWQVRKTLFFRGTFEYEETGILDRTHLRFFTLGSGRGLLEASGYVVRAWTPTGVCVPLERRISRVPILRALAPVWHRWWLAWFPNLCTEIVLYEAVPRGKA; this is encoded by the coding sequence ATGCTGACCAAGACCGAGAGCTCGCGCGCGGCGCTCCACGTGACCGCGCTCGCCTACCACGCCGAGCCGGGTCTGACGCCGCTCAGCGACGAGAAGACGGCCGTGCTCGCGCGCGTGCCGCCGGGGGCCCACGTCCTGGAGGTGGGCGCGCACACGGGATACTTCTCGGCCCAGCTCCGCGCGCGCGGCTGCACGGTGACGGCGCTCGAGGTCGACCCGCGCGCGGCGCCGCACGCCTCGCGCTTCGCCGATCGCGTCGTGGTGGGCGACGTCGAGGACCCGCACGTGCGCGCGAAGCTCGACGGCCCGTTCGACGTCGTGCTCTTCATGCACGTCCTCGAGCACCTGGTCGATCCCTGGACGACGCTCGGGGCGATGCGGGAGATGCTCGCGCCCGGCGGCCTCGCGATCGTGCTCTTGCCGAACGTCGCGTGCTGGCAGGTCCGCAAGACGCTCTTCTTCCGCGGCACCTTCGAGTACGAGGAAACCGGCATTCTCGATCGCACGCACCTGCGCTTCTTCACGCTCGGGTCGGGCCGAGGTCTCCTCGAAGCCAGCGGCTACGTCGTGCGCGCGTGGACGCCGACCGGCGTGTGCGTGCCGCTCGAGCGCCGGATCTCGCGCGTCCCGATCCTGCGTGCCCTCGCGCCCGTCTGGCACCGCTGGTGGCTGGCCTGGTTCCCGAACCTCTGCACGGAGATCGTGCTCTACGAGGCCGTGCCGCGGGGCAAGGCGTAG
- a CDS encoding glycosyltransferase family 4 protein — MARVAFTLDEPLARADGRMAGLQVRVLEMASALARAGHDVVVAAPPPVPADVRFPVVAPDALGAAGPFDVWITHPRMVAAHAARLSTRALVVDGYESPFGSFLSQATALLPRLGARVARDYRATAVQFLAAFARADRVLCANESQRISYLTILSMLGRVGPRSPGTDAVLCVSSGAAAAPPERPRDAVAHDPVLLWCGGCYPWFDVETYLQALPAIVAAVPQVRLRFAGIDGVGGDELPLARRIRDVVAGSPDLRARTEFTDWRPYAERGALYAGADVGVCTYGDHLETRLSMRTRTIDMIWGGLPLVVSAGDELSRTVESHALGRVVPPGDPIALAAAVTELLGDAPGRRRATANARALATGALGWDRQVEPLAAFCAAVETGRIAPHAALPAAETIVRLNDGPRRRAADAVRRLAWRLGNAWRRARTEGVGPMLRPMLRKVGT; from the coding sequence GTGGCGCGCGTCGCGTTCACGCTCGATGAGCCGCTCGCCCGTGCGGACGGCCGCATGGCCGGGCTCCAGGTGCGCGTGCTCGAGATGGCGAGCGCGCTCGCGCGCGCCGGTCACGACGTCGTGGTCGCGGCGCCGCCGCCCGTCCCGGCGGACGTGCGGTTCCCCGTCGTCGCGCCGGATGCGCTCGGGGCGGCGGGTCCGTTCGACGTCTGGATCACCCACCCGCGGATGGTCGCCGCCCACGCGGCGCGGCTCTCCACGCGCGCGCTCGTCGTCGACGGCTACGAGTCGCCGTTCGGGAGCTTCCTGTCGCAGGCGACGGCGCTCCTGCCGCGCCTGGGCGCACGCGTCGCCCGCGACTACCGCGCGACGGCCGTGCAGTTCCTCGCCGCCTTCGCGCGCGCCGATCGGGTCCTGTGTGCGAACGAGAGCCAGCGCATCTCGTACCTCACGATCCTCTCGATGCTCGGCCGCGTCGGTCCGCGCTCGCCGGGGACGGACGCCGTGCTCTGCGTCTCGTCGGGGGCAGCGGCCGCACCGCCCGAGCGCCCGCGCGACGCCGTCGCGCACGATCCGGTGCTCCTGTGGTGCGGCGGCTGCTACCCGTGGTTCGACGTCGAGACCTATCTCCAGGCGCTGCCGGCCATCGTCGCGGCGGTGCCACAGGTGCGCCTGCGCTTCGCGGGCATCGACGGCGTCGGGGGCGACGAGCTGCCGCTCGCGCGGCGGATCCGCGACGTCGTCGCGGGGTCGCCCGACTTGCGTGCGCGCACCGAGTTCACGGACTGGCGTCCGTACGCCGAGCGCGGCGCGCTCTACGCCGGCGCCGACGTCGGCGTGTGCACGTACGGCGATCATCTCGAGACACGGCTCTCGATGCGCACGCGCACGATCGACATGATCTGGGGCGGGCTGCCGTTGGTGGTGTCGGCGGGCGACGAGCTGAGTCGCACCGTCGAGTCGCACGCCCTGGGCCGGGTCGTGCCGCCGGGGGATCCGATCGCGCTCGCGGCCGCGGTGACGGAGCTTCTCGGCGACGCGCCGGGGCGCCGGCGCGCGACCGCGAACGCGCGCGCGCTCGCGACCGGCGCGCTCGGCTGGGATCGGCAGGTGGAGCCGCTCGCCGCCTTCTGTGCCGCGGTCGAGACGGGACGGATCGCGCCGCACGCGGCGCTTCCGGCGGCCGAGACGATCGTGCGCCTGAACGACGGTCCGCGGCGGCGGGCGGCCGACGCCGTGCGCCGGCTCGCGTGGCGGCTCGGCAACGCGTGGCGGCGGGCGCGGACGGAAGGCGTCGGGCCGATGCTCCGTCCCATGCTGCGCAAGGTGGGGACGTGA
- a CDS encoding glycosyltransferase family 1 protein, with product MSRARLRVGVDGRVLSIPATRGWTRYATNLLRALSARDDVELVVFTREDPCPQHLAGVNARVVRADLPREALWNDWWLPRRLRAEGVDVFHALADRGLPCWKPCALVVTLHNSFERAHWRRLFPTPKRRLWYWKHELVNARLADLVLTVSDTTREELIAHGVCAPEKLARVYLAPAAEFRAEPEPGDPGVRRRHCLARPYVLYVGGYDPHKNVDTLVEAFERAALADHDLVVVAARTPADEALRARWRGLGCSGRLRLLEAPPEDLPALYRGAEVFVNPSLWESFSFQLVEAMATGVPLVASRRTAIPEIVGDAGILFEPSSVAELAALLRVVTSDAALRTDLRTRGLRRVRQFDWTTVAAETVAAYRQAAGG from the coding sequence GTGAGCCGGGCGCGGCTCCGCGTCGGCGTCGACGGCCGCGTGCTCTCCATTCCCGCGACGCGCGGGTGGACGCGCTACGCGACGAACCTCCTGCGCGCGCTCTCGGCGCGCGACGACGTCGAGCTCGTCGTCTTCACGCGCGAGGACCCGTGTCCGCAACACCTCGCCGGGGTGAACGCGCGCGTCGTGCGCGCCGACCTGCCGCGCGAAGCCCTGTGGAACGATTGGTGGCTGCCGCGTCGCCTGCGTGCCGAGGGCGTCGACGTCTTCCACGCGCTCGCCGATCGCGGACTGCCGTGCTGGAAGCCGTGCGCGCTCGTCGTCACGCTGCACAACTCCTTCGAGCGGGCGCACTGGCGGCGGCTCTTCCCGACACCCAAGCGCCGGCTCTGGTACTGGAAGCACGAGCTCGTGAACGCGCGACTCGCCGACCTCGTGCTCACGGTGTCGGACACGACGCGCGAGGAGCTGATCGCCCACGGTGTGTGTGCGCCGGAGAAGCTGGCGCGCGTCTACCTCGCGCCGGCCGCCGAGTTCCGCGCCGAGCCCGAGCCGGGCGATCCCGGCGTGCGCCGCCGCCACTGCCTCGCGCGACCCTACGTGCTCTACGTCGGCGGATACGATCCGCACAAGAACGTCGACACGCTCGTGGAGGCGTTCGAGCGCGCCGCGCTCGCCGATCACGACCTCGTCGTGGTGGCCGCACGCACGCCGGCCGACGAGGCCCTGCGCGCGCGCTGGCGCGGGCTCGGCTGCTCGGGGCGGCTGCGGCTCCTCGAGGCACCGCCGGAGGACCTGCCGGCGCTCTATCGCGGCGCCGAGGTGTTCGTGAACCCGTCGCTGTGGGAGTCGTTCAGCTTCCAGCTCGTGGAGGCCATGGCGACGGGCGTACCGCTCGTCGCATCGCGACGCACCGCCATCCCCGAGATCGTGGGCGACGCCGGCATCCTCTTCGAGCCGTCGAGCGTCGCCGAGCTGGCAGCGCTCCTGCGTGTCGTCACCAGCGACGCGGCGCTGCGCACCGACCTGCGCACGCGCGGCCTGCGACGGGTGCGGCAGTTCGACTGGACGACGGTGGCGGCCGAGACCGTGGCGGCGTACCGCCAGGCGGCGGGCGGGTGA
- a CDS encoding glycosyltransferase family 4 protein yields MRAVLVLPAAPLPFGDTAARWFHLLARQLLAAGHDVSCLTVSEEPAARIDEARGRLEAVAPAGRLRWAAFPLRSTAGPLCRKLRNARRPFSEMIHAPGFRDALGRELARGYDVLHLEQLWSGWAGLGVPRSLLNVHHLEVIDLEHARPATFAQRKELWQMRRATDRLLRATDSMRLFTSRLLDAVRRVNDGARCWVVPFALDLDLYPLQAVVDEPVVGLLGSMHWPPSRSAAERLLTRIWPRVAARAPHARLLVAGWNARRYLTPFAATPGVTIEENLPSPEDFFRRVSVLAYAPGRGSGMKIKVMEAMAYGVPVVTTSEGVEGMDVDDGVQAFVAEEDDTIADRIVALLDDRATRLRLRAAARGLLEDRYTPGPVMARMMDVYGHVARCA; encoded by the coding sequence ATGCGCGCCGTCCTCGTCCTTCCCGCCGCGCCGCTGCCGTTCGGCGACACCGCCGCACGCTGGTTCCATCTCCTCGCACGCCAGCTGCTCGCGGCCGGCCACGACGTGTCGTGCCTCACGGTGAGCGAGGAGCCGGCGGCGCGGATCGACGAGGCGCGCGGGCGCCTCGAGGCCGTGGCACCGGCCGGGCGGCTGCGCTGGGCCGCGTTTCCGCTGCGCAGCACGGCGGGTCCGCTCTGCCGCAAGCTCCGCAACGCGCGCCGGCCGTTCAGCGAGATGATCCACGCGCCCGGCTTCCGCGACGCGCTCGGGCGCGAGCTCGCGCGCGGCTACGACGTCCTGCACCTCGAGCAGCTCTGGTCGGGATGGGCCGGGCTCGGCGTGCCGCGCAGCCTCCTCAACGTCCACCACCTGGAGGTCATCGATCTCGAGCACGCGCGGCCGGCGACGTTCGCCCAGCGAAAGGAGCTCTGGCAGATGCGGCGTGCGACCGATCGCCTCCTGCGCGCGACCGACTCGATGCGGCTCTTCACGTCGCGCCTGCTCGATGCCGTCCGTCGCGTCAACGACGGCGCGCGCTGCTGGGTCGTCCCGTTCGCGCTCGACCTCGACCTCTATCCGTTGCAAGCGGTCGTCGACGAGCCGGTGGTGGGGCTCCTCGGCTCGATGCACTGGCCGCCGTCGCGCTCGGCGGCCGAGCGCTTGCTGACGCGGATCTGGCCGCGCGTCGCCGCGCGCGCGCCGCACGCCCGCCTGCTGGTCGCGGGGTGGAACGCGCGGCGCTATCTGACGCCGTTCGCGGCGACGCCCGGCGTCACGATCGAGGAGAACCTCCCATCGCCGGAGGACTTCTTCCGGCGCGTCTCGGTGCTGGCGTACGCCCCCGGACGCGGCAGCGGCATGAAGATCAAGGTGATGGAGGCGATGGCCTACGGCGTCCCCGTCGTGACGACCAGCGAGGGCGTCGAGGGCATGGACGTCGACGACGGCGTCCAGGCGTTCGTTGCCGAGGAGGACGACACGATTGCCGACCGCATCGTGGCGCTCCTGGACGACCGTGCCACGCGCCTGCGCCTGCGGGCGGCGGCACGCGGATTGCTCGAGGACCGGTACACCCCGGGGCCCGTCATGGCCCGGATGATGGATGTCTACGGACACGTGGCGAGGTGCGCATGA